One Vicinamibacterales bacterium DNA window includes the following coding sequences:
- the hemC gene encoding hydroxymethylbilane synthase: protein MSGLRIGTRGSALALWQAHAVASRLAGRGVTTEIVTYKTSGDRLQDAPLTDVGTKGLFVKELEDALLQGAIDVAVHSAKDMSVTLPEGLTVVAVLPREDPRDALVLPGAPPAAGLAEIEAMLGDAPAIGTGSIRRSAQLQARWPRARFAPIRGNVDTRLRKLDEGGFDALVLAAAGLRRLGHPGRITLALDPADCLPAPSQGIVAIEARANAPAVLAALNDGEAFASFRAERALVSALGGGCQLPLGALATHRNGALEMEAVVIAPGGTRQVRHAASGSPADPEELGRRLAGDLAARGAVAILDEVR from the coding sequence ATGAGCGGGCTCCGTATCGGCACGCGCGGCAGCGCGCTGGCGCTTTGGCAGGCGCATGCGGTCGCGTCGCGGCTCGCGGGCCGCGGCGTGACGACGGAGATCGTGACCTACAAGACGTCGGGCGACCGGCTGCAGGACGCGCCGCTGACCGATGTCGGGACGAAAGGCCTGTTCGTCAAGGAACTCGAGGACGCGCTGCTGCAGGGGGCCATCGACGTGGCCGTCCACAGCGCCAAGGACATGTCGGTCACGCTGCCGGAGGGGCTCACGGTCGTAGCGGTGCTGCCGCGCGAGGATCCGCGCGACGCCCTGGTGCTGCCCGGAGCGCCGCCGGCCGCCGGTCTGGCCGAGATCGAGGCGATGCTCGGGGACGCGCCGGCAATCGGGACGGGCAGCATCCGGCGCAGCGCGCAATTGCAGGCGAGGTGGCCGCGCGCGCGCTTCGCTCCGATCCGCGGCAACGTCGACACGCGGCTGCGCAAACTCGACGAGGGGGGATTCGACGCGCTGGTGCTGGCCGCCGCCGGCTTGCGGCGGCTCGGGCACCCCGGCCGCATCACGCTCGCCCTCGACCCCGCCGACTGCCTCCCGGCGCCCTCTCAGGGTATTGTCGCGATCGAAGCGCGGGCGAACGCCCCGGCAGTGCTGGCCGCGCTCAACGACGGCGAGGCGTTCGCGAGCTTCCGCGCCGAACGGGCGCTGGTCTCGGCGCTCGGCGGCGGCTGCCAGCTCCCGCTCGGCGCCCTGGCGACGCACCGCAACGGCGCGCTCGAAATGGAGGCGGTTGTCATCGCCCCCGGCGGCACGCGGCAGGTGCGGCACGCGGCGAGCGGCAGCCCGGCGGATCCCGAGGAGCTCGGGCGCCGGCTGGCCGGAGACCTGGCTGCGCGCGGCGCGGTCGCGATTCTCGACGAAGTACGGTAA
- the cobA gene encoding uroporphyrinogen-III C-methyltransferase, which translates to MPKSPCVYIVGAGPGDPGLMTVRGLRRLETADVVVYDHHIHARLLRSARADAEQIDVGPAAPRPLDQDAISLLLVEKAREGKTVVRLKWGDPFLFDSGGKEAIFLHEQQIPFEVIPGVPATVAVPAYAGIPLTYPGAGEVVTLVRGHEGESTELPPAEWDRLAGIDGTLVCYAAAPQVGTIVAALLAHGHSGDETAAIIYDGTTSAQQTVVAPLSQIAASARPRGAGMLVVGRVVGLREHLRWFDDRPLFGRRIVVTRSREQAADFVDMLEERGAETIQLPTIRIAPPDDPDGLDRAAAAAAGYDWIVFTSANAVDAFFGRLLQCADVRELKGVRLCAVGPSTAQHISRFGVRVDLVPDESRSEGVLEVLAAAGPLQGTRILLPRADIAREALPDQLRDAGAEVTEVVAYRTILAGPERHGDHDVYRMLLDRQIDAVTFTSASTVRSFARLLGEEQAADLLNTTVVAAIGPVTAEAAQQLGIRVGVMPKKYTIPDLVDALMEHFASS; encoded by the coding sequence ATGCCGAAGAGCCCCTGCGTGTACATCGTCGGCGCCGGCCCAGGTGATCCCGGACTGATGACCGTCCGCGGCCTGCGCCGGCTCGAGACGGCCGACGTCGTGGTCTACGACCATCACATCCACGCCAGGCTGCTGCGCTCGGCGCGCGCCGACGCTGAGCAGATCGACGTGGGTCCGGCCGCGCCGCGGCCGCTCGATCAGGATGCCATTTCGCTGCTGCTCGTCGAGAAGGCGCGCGAGGGAAAGACGGTCGTGCGCCTCAAGTGGGGCGATCCGTTCCTGTTCGACAGCGGCGGTAAGGAAGCGATATTCCTGCACGAGCAGCAGATTCCGTTCGAGGTGATTCCGGGCGTTCCCGCGACGGTCGCGGTCCCGGCTTATGCCGGCATCCCGCTGACCTATCCCGGCGCGGGAGAGGTCGTGACGCTGGTGCGCGGACACGAAGGGGAAAGTACCGAGCTGCCGCCGGCCGAGTGGGATCGGCTGGCGGGCATCGACGGCACGCTCGTCTGCTACGCCGCGGCGCCGCAGGTGGGGACGATCGTGGCGGCGCTCCTCGCCCATGGCCATTCGGGCGACGAAACCGCGGCGATCATCTACGACGGCACCACCTCGGCCCAGCAGACGGTGGTCGCGCCGCTCTCGCAGATCGCCGCATCCGCGCGGCCGCGCGGCGCCGGCATGCTCGTGGTCGGGCGGGTCGTCGGGCTGCGCGAACACCTCCGCTGGTTCGACGACCGGCCGTTGTTCGGACGACGCATCGTGGTGACGCGATCGCGCGAGCAGGCGGCCGACTTCGTCGACATGCTGGAAGAGCGCGGCGCCGAGACGATCCAGCTGCCGACGATCCGGATCGCGCCGCCGGACGACCCGGACGGGCTCGACCGCGCCGCCGCGGCCGCCGCCGGCTACGACTGGATTGTCTTCACCAGCGCCAACGCGGTCGACGCCTTCTTTGGCCGACTGCTCCAGTGCGCCGATGTCCGCGAGCTGAAAGGCGTGCGGCTGTGCGCGGTCGGGCCGTCCACGGCGCAGCACATCTCGCGCTTTGGCGTGCGCGTCGACCTCGTGCCAGACGAATCGCGCTCGGAGGGAGTGCTGGAGGTGCTCGCCGCGGCCGGCCCGCTGCAGGGAACGCGCATCCTGCTGCCGCGCGCCGACATCGCCCGCGAAGCCCTGCCGGATCAGCTGCGCGACGCCGGCGCCGAGGTCACAGAGGTGGTCGCCTACCGGACGATCCTCGCCGGGCCCGAGCGCCACGGCGATCACGACGTCTACCGGATGCTGCTCGACCGCCAGATCGACGCCGTCACGTTCACGAGCGCCAGCACGGTGCGCAGCTTCGCGCGCCTGCTCGGCGAAGAGCAGGCGGCGGATCTCCTCAACACGACGGTCGTCGCGGCGATCGGGCCGGTGACCGCCGAAGCCGCGCAGCAGCTCGGGATCCGCGTCGGCGTGATGCCGAAGAAGTACACGATTCCCGACCTCGTCGATGCGCTGATGGAGCATTTCGCTTCGTCGTGA
- the hemB gene encoding porphobilinogen synthase: MTTRIDAPATRAFMDLRQRPRRLRRSPGIRAMVRETRLSPENLVYPLFVVTGEGRRREVSSMPGVFQLSVDEIVKEAAAAQREGVPAVLLFGLPDSKDAVGSGAADPEGPVQTAVRALKREIPGIVVVTDVCLCEYTSHGHCGILEGDEIVNDATVEELVRAALSHAAAGADIVAPSDMMDGRIGRIREALDRSAFTQVAAMAYAAKYCSAFYGPFRDAADSAPAFGDRRSHQMDPANAAEALREVSLDIEEGADIVMVKPALTYLDVIWRVKEAFALPTAAYHVSGEYAMLKAAARNGWIDEPRAMMETLTSIRRAGADMVITYYAREAARAMA; the protein is encoded by the coding sequence ATGACGACCAGGATTGACGCTCCGGCGACGCGCGCGTTCATGGACCTGCGGCAGCGACCGCGACGGCTGCGGCGCTCGCCAGGAATCAGGGCGATGGTGCGTGAGACGCGGCTCAGTCCCGAGAACCTCGTCTATCCGTTGTTCGTGGTCACCGGCGAGGGCCGGCGGCGCGAGGTGTCCTCGATGCCGGGCGTCTTTCAGTTGTCGGTCGACGAGATCGTGAAGGAAGCGGCGGCAGCGCAACGGGAAGGCGTCCCCGCCGTGCTGCTGTTCGGACTGCCCGACAGCAAAGACGCGGTCGGCAGCGGCGCCGCGGATCCGGAAGGGCCGGTGCAGACGGCAGTCCGCGCGCTCAAACGCGAGATCCCCGGGATCGTCGTCGTCACCGACGTCTGCCTGTGCGAGTACACCTCCCACGGCCACTGCGGGATTCTGGAGGGCGACGAGATCGTCAACGACGCGACGGTGGAGGAGCTGGTGCGCGCCGCCCTCTCGCACGCCGCGGCCGGCGCCGACATCGTCGCCCCCTCCGACATGATGGACGGCCGCATCGGCCGTATCCGCGAGGCGCTCGATCGCTCGGCATTCACCCAGGTGGCCGCGATGGCCTACGCGGCGAAGTATTGCTCGGCCTTCTATGGGCCCTTCCGCGATGCGGCGGATTCCGCCCCGGCGTTCGGCGATCGGCGGTCGCACCAGATGGATCCGGCCAACGCCGCTGAGGCGCTGCGTGAAGTGTCCCTCGATATCGAGGAAGGGGCCGACATCGTCATGGTCAAGCCGGCGCTCACCTACCTCGACGTGATCTGGCGGGTCAAGGAGGCGTTCGCGCTGCCGACCGCCGCGTACCACGTGAGCGGCGAGTACGCGATGCTCAAAGCGGCCGCACGCAATGGCTGGATCGACGAGCCGCGCGCGATGATGGAGACACTCACCTCGATCCGCCGCGCCGGCGCCGACATGGTCATCACCTACTACGCGCGGGAAGCGGCGCGCGCGATGGCGTAG
- a CDS encoding ABC transporter permease, translating into MRLGNDFRYALRSLAASPGFAAAAALTLALGIGANTAIFTAVYGVLLKPLPYGEPDRLVRIGETRRGSPWNVAYPNYLDWRARNHVFDGMAIFNTYGRVILTAESGPADVFQSGSCEVNMFAVMGIPPSHGRTFTVEDAASGAPAVVVLSDRAWHLRFGGDPTAIGRTVQIEDDAVTILGVLPPDVRPFDVDVWRPHRPGLLQPMQLDRANHPGFGVVARLRRGVSAEDAQREMSAIATSLEREYPASNTGYGVLVRPVLDAATSGIRPTLRLLMAAVMVLLLIACANVANLLLAKGLRRARETSVRAALGASRGAIVRLFLIEGLMLGLLGAAAGLLAAGWGVRLLHGVPGFALPRASEVAIDPHVLGFAAALGVLTAALFGLAPAMQLSRVDPMRVLRQSSAETASPGQARVRWTLVAGEVALLVVLLTGAALMQRSVAKLAAVDVGFDAARVLSVPLQQVQSRYPNGAAINGFATDLIAAAGRHPGVAAAALAWPFDATGFSWAPNVNLPEHPFAPGSEPVAQTAAVTPGYFAAMGIPIRRGRDFGPAEQPGAPVSAIVNQTFASRFFPAEDPIGRRVSAMRIPELADLTIVGVVGDTRRGGALRGYTPELYVPYAQFPVAGGTLVVRSSAADPRALAADIRAQVAQLDASSAIGSMERVSDAMARSYGDRRALSWLLGVFAVLALVLTTLGIGSVVAFTVAQRVTEIGVRMALGARPAEVVRLIVQGSLSAVVAGAAAGLLALVPLSRVLRTYLYGVSAVDPLALGAAVTVLLAAAGLAAYLPARRASRVDPLIALRG; encoded by the coding sequence ATGCGGCTTGGCAATGACTTTCGGTATGCGCTGCGCTCTCTGGCGGCCAGCCCCGGCTTTGCCGCCGCCGCGGCGCTGACCCTGGCCCTCGGCATCGGCGCCAACACGGCGATCTTCACCGCCGTCTACGGCGTGCTGCTGAAACCGCTGCCGTATGGCGAGCCCGATCGGCTGGTCCGAATCGGCGAGACGCGTCGCGGATCTCCGTGGAACGTCGCATATCCGAACTATCTCGACTGGCGCGCGCGCAACCATGTGTTCGACGGGATGGCCATCTTCAACACCTACGGCCGCGTCATCCTGACGGCGGAGTCGGGGCCGGCCGACGTGTTTCAGAGCGGCAGCTGCGAAGTGAACATGTTCGCGGTGATGGGAATCCCGCCGTCCCATGGCCGCACCTTCACGGTCGAGGATGCCGCCTCCGGAGCCCCTGCGGTCGTCGTCCTCAGCGATCGCGCCTGGCACCTGCGGTTCGGCGGCGACCCGACGGCGATCGGGCGCACGGTGCAGATCGAGGACGACGCGGTGACGATCCTGGGTGTGCTGCCCCCGGACGTCCGGCCCTTCGACGTGGACGTCTGGCGCCCGCACCGTCCCGGCCTGCTGCAGCCGATGCAGCTCGATCGGGCGAACCATCCGGGCTTCGGCGTAGTCGCGCGGCTGCGGCGCGGGGTGTCGGCGGAAGACGCGCAGCGCGAGATGTCGGCGATTGCCACGTCGCTCGAGCGCGAGTACCCGGCGTCGAACACCGGCTATGGCGTGCTGGTCCGGCCGGTGCTCGACGCCGCCACGAGCGGGATCCGTCCGACGCTGCGGCTGCTGATGGCCGCGGTGATGGTGCTCCTGCTGATCGCCTGCGCCAACGTCGCCAACCTGCTTCTCGCCAAGGGACTGCGCCGCGCGCGCGAGACGTCGGTCCGTGCCGCGCTCGGCGCGTCGCGCGGCGCGATCGTCAGGCTCTTCCTGATCGAAGGCCTGATGCTCGGCCTGCTCGGCGCTGCCGCCGGGCTGCTTGCCGCCGGCTGGGGCGTCCGGCTCCTGCACGGCGTGCCCGGATTTGCCCTGCCGCGCGCGTCGGAAGTCGCCATCGACCCGCACGTGCTCGGCTTTGCCGCGGCACTCGGCGTGCTCACCGCCGCGCTCTTCGGGCTCGCGCCGGCGATGCAACTCTCGCGCGTCGACCCGATGCGTGTGCTGCGGCAGTCGAGCGCCGAGACCGCGTCGCCGGGGCAAGCGCGCGTCCGCTGGACGCTGGTCGCCGGCGAGGTCGCGCTGCTCGTCGTGCTGCTGACCGGCGCTGCGTTGATGCAGCGCAGCGTGGCCAAGCTCGCCGCCGTCGACGTCGGCTTCGACGCGGCGCGGGTGCTGTCGGTGCCGCTCCAGCAGGTGCAGAGCCGCTATCCGAACGGCGCGGCCATCAACGGGTTCGCCACGGACCTGATCGCGGCGGCGGGGCGGCATCCTGGCGTCGCGGCCGCAGCCCTCGCCTGGCCGTTCGACGCCACCGGCTTCTCATGGGCGCCCAACGTCAACCTGCCCGAACATCCGTTTGCGCCAGGCAGCGAGCCGGTCGCGCAGACGGCCGCGGTCACGCCCGGCTACTTCGCTGCGATGGGCATTCCGATCCGGCGCGGACGCGACTTCGGACCGGCCGAGCAGCCTGGCGCGCCCGTGTCGGCGATCGTCAACCAGACGTTCGCGTCGCGCTTCTTCCCGGCGGAGGATCCAATCGGGCGGCGGGTCAGCGCCATGCGGATTCCGGAGCTGGCCGACCTGACGATCGTCGGCGTCGTCGGAGACACGCGGCGCGGCGGCGCGCTCCGCGGCTACACGCCTGAGCTGTACGTCCCGTACGCGCAGTTTCCGGTGGCGGGCGGCACGCTCGTCGTCCGATCGTCGGCCGCCGACCCGCGCGCGCTCGCCGCCGACATCCGCGCCCAGGTGGCGCAGCTCGATGCGTCGTCGGCGATCGGCAGCATGGAGCGCGTCTCGGACGCGATGGCCCGCAGCTATGGCGATCGCCGCGCGCTGTCGTGGCTGCTCGGCGTCTTCGCCGTGCTGGCGTTGGTCCTCACCACGCTCGGCATCGGCAGCGTCGTGGCTTTCACCGTCGCGCAGCGCGTTACCGAGATCGGCGTCCGCATGGCGCTCGGCGCCAGGCCCGCGGAAGTCGTGAGGCTGATCGTGCAAGGCAGTCTCTCGGCGGTTGTGGCTGGAGCCGCGGCCGGTCTTCTGGCGCTGGTGCCGCTGTCACGCGTGCTCCGCACCTATCTCTACGGCGTATCGGCCGTGGACCCGCTCGCGCTGGGCGCGGCGGTCACCGTGCTGCTTGCGGCGGCCGGGTTGGCCGCTTACCTGCCGGCGCGTCGCGCCTCGCGCGTCGATCCTCTGATCGCGCTCCGCGGGTAG
- a CDS encoding ABC transporter permease, which produces MTEFRQAFRALFKRPAFATIAIVTLALGIGANTAIFSVINGVMLRPLPYSEPDRIVRLGERNSRGGRSRVSHPNFIDWRQRATSFEAVAAYGCDTVTVLGADQPRFADGCAVSEGFFKVFGMNAALGRTFIAEESRLNGVPAVVVSHRFWQSALASRPDLAALALKLDGRTARVVGVMPESFDYPGGTDVWIPAELSPDDGGRTAHNWDVVARLKPGIPLSAAAAEMQTIGGQLKQEYGNDENAIGVVTTGLKEDLVPAQSRKALLLLLGTVGLVLLIACANVAATLLARGEERRTEMAVRAALGARRGRLVRQLLVESSLLGILGGVAGLLLAAWLVRILRSLDGLALPRQDAIGVDQTVLAFTVLLALLTPLVFGLLPSLQASRADLRSALAAAGRSAAPARARARNGLVAAEVAVALVLLVGSALLVRSFLRVTSIDPGFDPAGVVTADMAVPLTSYGDASQSAAFYTALTERLRTIPGVEAAAAATQLPLGKFDPDGALQFEGHPDVGGIGDHSYDGFKYSAGYKVVTPGYFEALHMKLLQGRRLTAGDVAGQPPVAVVSQLFVRQFLPQVNPIGVRFKYAGMEQVNPVLTIVGVVDDVHFNSLTRPAAPQVYVPMLQAPFRSRYTISVVARAADVRREAQVASALRQAVQAADPDVPLDLSSLETMVSESVADRRLLLTLVAAFAGLALALAAIGIYSVLSQAVAQRTAEIGLRMALGADAGTVVRLMLAGAMMPVMLGAGIGLAAAIATTRVLQSFLFEVRPLDPAAFVAAVAVLAAVALVAAYGPARRATRVDPLQALRTQ; this is translated from the coding sequence ATGACCGAGTTTCGCCAGGCCTTTCGCGCGCTCTTCAAGCGGCCGGCCTTTGCCACGATCGCCATAGTCACGCTCGCGCTCGGCATCGGCGCCAACACGGCGATATTCAGCGTGATCAACGGCGTAATGCTGCGGCCGCTGCCCTACAGCGAACCCGATCGGATCGTCAGGCTCGGCGAGCGCAACTCGCGCGGCGGTCGCTCGCGCGTCTCGCATCCCAATTTCATCGACTGGCGTCAGCGCGCGACGAGCTTCGAGGCGGTCGCCGCCTATGGGTGCGATACCGTCACGGTGCTCGGCGCCGACCAGCCGCGTTTCGCGGACGGCTGCGCGGTCAGCGAAGGATTCTTCAAGGTGTTCGGCATGAACGCCGCGCTCGGGCGAACGTTCATCGCCGAGGAATCCCGCCTCAACGGCGTGCCGGCGGTCGTCGTCAGCCACCGATTCTGGCAGAGCGCGCTCGCCTCGAGGCCCGACCTCGCCGCGCTGGCGCTCAAGCTCGACGGCCGGACCGCGCGCGTGGTCGGCGTGATGCCGGAGTCGTTCGATTATCCGGGTGGCACCGACGTGTGGATCCCGGCGGAGCTCAGCCCCGACGACGGCGGCCGGACCGCGCACAACTGGGACGTCGTCGCTCGCTTGAAACCCGGCATTCCGCTGAGCGCGGCCGCTGCCGAGATGCAGACCATCGGCGGGCAGTTGAAGCAGGAGTACGGCAACGACGAGAACGCGATCGGCGTGGTGACGACCGGGCTCAAGGAAGACCTGGTGCCGGCGCAGTCGAGGAAGGCGCTGCTGCTGCTGCTCGGCACCGTCGGCCTGGTGCTGCTCATCGCCTGCGCCAACGTCGCCGCGACGCTGCTCGCGCGCGGCGAAGAGCGGCGCACCGAGATGGCCGTGCGGGCGGCGCTCGGCGCCAGGCGCGGACGGCTCGTCCGCCAGCTGCTCGTCGAGAGCTCGCTGCTCGGCATACTCGGCGGGGTGGCGGGGCTGCTGCTGGCTGCCTGGCTCGTGCGGATTCTGCGCTCGCTGGACGGCCTCGCGCTGCCGCGCCAGGACGCGATCGGCGTCGACCAGACGGTGCTCGCGTTCACGGTGCTGCTGGCGCTGCTGACGCCGCTGGTGTTCGGGCTGCTGCCGTCGCTGCAGGCCTCGCGCGCCGATCTGCGGAGCGCGCTCGCCGCTGCCGGGCGTTCGGCGGCGCCGGCGCGCGCGCGCGCCCGCAACGGGCTGGTTGCCGCCGAGGTCGCGGTGGCGCTCGTCCTGCTCGTCGGCTCGGCGCTCCTCGTGCGCAGTTTCCTGCGAGTGACGTCGATCGACCCGGGTTTCGATCCCGCCGGCGTCGTCACTGCTGACATGGCGGTGCCGCTGACGAGCTACGGCGACGCCTCGCAATCCGCGGCGTTCTACACCGCGTTGACCGAGCGCCTGCGGACGATCCCTGGCGTCGAGGCGGCGGCCGCCGCCACCCAGCTGCCGCTCGGGAAATTCGATCCCGACGGCGCGCTGCAGTTCGAGGGGCATCCAGACGTCGGCGGCATCGGCGACCACAGCTACGACGGCTTCAAGTATTCGGCTGGCTACAAGGTCGTGACGCCGGGATATTTCGAAGCCTTGCACATGAAGCTGCTGCAAGGGCGCCGGCTGACCGCCGGCGATGTCGCCGGTCAACCGCCGGTCGCCGTCGTCAGCCAGCTGTTCGTCAGGCAATTCCTGCCGCAGGTCAATCCGATCGGCGTCCGTTTCAAGTACGCCGGGATGGAGCAGGTCAATCCGGTCCTGACCATCGTCGGGGTGGTCGATGACGTGCACTTCAATTCGTTGACGCGGCCGGCCGCCCCGCAGGTCTACGTGCCGATGCTCCAGGCGCCGTTTCGATCGCGCTACACCATTTCGGTCGTGGCGCGCGCCGCCGACGTGCGCCGGGAAGCGCAGGTCGCTTCGGCGCTTCGCCAAGCGGTGCAGGCGGCCGATCCGGACGTGCCGCTGGATCTCTCGTCGCTCGAGACGATGGTGTCGGAGTCGGTCGCCGACCGCCGGCTGCTGCTCACGCTGGTGGCGGCGTTCGCCGGGCTGGCGCTCGCGCTCGCGGCGATCGGCATCTACAGCGTCCTGTCGCAGGCGGTGGCGCAGCGCACGGCGGAGATCGGCCTCCGCATGGCGCTCGGCGCCGACGCCGGCACCGTGGTCCGGCTGATGCTGGCGGGCGCGATGATGCCGGTCATGCTTGGCGCCGGCATCGGACTCGCCGCCGCGATCGCGACGACGCGCGTGCTTCAGTCGTTTCTGTTCGAGGTCCGGCCGCTCGATCCGGCCGCCTTCGTTGCAGCGGTCGCAGTGCTCGCCGCGGTGGCCCTGGTCGCGGCGTACGGCCCGGCGCGACGCGCCACCCGCGTCGATCCCCTGCAGGCGCTGCGGACGCAGTAG
- a CDS encoding SpoIIE family protein phosphatase has product MVAIRPQTAARVLVADDQPDVLEALRWLLTGEGYSPEFVSSTDAVLERLREGPFDLLLMDLNYGRDTTSGREGLELIPQIRAHDPLLPIVVMTGWGSVDTAVEAMRRGARSFVQKPWEDVALLEILQREIEEARATRRRDARQQKEFEEARLIQRGLLPTTMPQTAAIRLASSWRPANGVGGDCFDALVFAGGALGVVIADVAGKGVPAALLMSNLQAAVRAFAQDGAAPAAVTASVNRLLCRNMASGRFVTFCYARIDPAEGRLTYANAGHNPPLLVRAGGAVDRLSPGGTVLGVFADSTYEQGAWPIGPGDRLVFYTDGMTEGRNTAGDEYGDDRIVEAAVAHRGLDAEAMLSAILRDVESFNGGAYEDDATLIVAAL; this is encoded by the coding sequence ATGGTTGCCATTCGTCCCCAGACCGCCGCCCGCGTGCTCGTCGCCGACGACCAGCCCGACGTCCTCGAGGCCCTCCGCTGGCTCCTCACCGGCGAGGGCTATTCCCCGGAATTCGTCAGTTCCACCGACGCCGTGCTCGAGCGGTTGCGCGAGGGCCCGTTCGACCTGCTGCTGATGGACCTCAACTACGGCCGCGACACGACCTCGGGACGCGAGGGGCTCGAGCTCATTCCTCAAATCCGCGCCCACGATCCCTTGCTGCCGATCGTGGTGATGACCGGGTGGGGCAGCGTCGACACCGCCGTCGAGGCCATGCGCCGCGGCGCCCGCAGTTTCGTCCAGAAGCCGTGGGAAGACGTCGCGCTGCTCGAGATCCTGCAGCGCGAGATCGAAGAAGCGCGCGCCACCCGCCGCCGCGACGCCCGCCAGCAGAAGGAGTTCGAGGAAGCCCGTCTCATCCAGCGCGGCCTGCTGCCGACGACGATGCCGCAGACGGCGGCGATCCGGCTGGCCTCGTCGTGGCGCCCGGCCAACGGCGTCGGCGGCGACTGCTTCGACGCGCTCGTCTTCGCCGGCGGCGCGCTCGGCGTCGTCATCGCCGACGTGGCGGGCAAGGGCGTACCGGCGGCGCTCCTGATGTCGAACCTGCAGGCCGCGGTGCGCGCCTTCGCGCAGGACGGCGCCGCTCCCGCCGCCGTCACCGCCAGCGTCAACCGGTTGCTGTGCCGCAACATGGCGAGCGGCCGGTTCGTGACGTTCTGCTATGCGCGGATCGATCCGGCGGAGGGCCGCCTGACCTACGCCAACGCCGGACACAACCCGCCGCTGCTCGTGCGCGCCGGCGGTGCGGTCGACCGCCTGTCGCCGGGCGGCACCGTGCTCGGCGTGTTCGCGGACAGCACCTACGAACAGGGGGCGTGGCCGATCGGCCCCGGCGACCGGCTCGTGTTCTACACCGACGGCATGACGGAGGGGCGCAACACCGCGGGCGACGAATACGGCGACGACCGGATCGTGGAGGCCGCCGTCGCGCACCGCGGTCTCGACGCCGAGGCGATGCTGTCGGCGATCCTTCGGGACGTCGAGTCGTTCAACGGCGGCGCCTACGAAGACGACGCCACGCTGATCGTGGCGGCCCTGTGA
- a CDS encoding sigma-54 dependent transcriptional regulator, with the protein MAETTPIRILIADDQQDIIDALRLLLVDEGYEVTPARSPAEALERLEASDFDLALLDLNYTRDTTSGQEGFDLMERLRALDRTLPVLVMTAWSSIAGAVEAMRRGARDYIEKPWDDEKLLAAARTQIELRRAVRRSQRLQEANQRLQRGVTPPFIGDAPSISEIRLTIERVAPSDAAVLITGEHGTGKEVVAAWLHAYSDRRTRPLVTMNAGGLAEGIAESELFGHVKGAFTDARVDRIGCFEMADEGTLFLDEIATMPMRLQAKLLRVLQTGEFARVGSSRVRYVNVRVLSATNADLHAEIDAGRFREDLLYRLNTVMIHLPPLRDRRGDLPALARHFLGIYGARYRRSILDFEADAMAAMHAHAWPGNVRELAHAVERAVLLADPAATTIAARHLQLRPRASGAGAPGPEALSLEDAERVFIENVLARHNGDVRLAAEQLGMSRSALYRRLQQYGLRHSR; encoded by the coding sequence ATGGCCGAGACCACACCGATTCGCATTCTGATCGCCGACGACCAGCAGGACATCATCGACGCGCTCCGACTGCTGCTGGTCGACGAAGGCTACGAGGTGACGCCGGCGCGCTCGCCGGCCGAGGCGCTCGAGCGCCTCGAAGCGTCGGACTTCGACCTGGCCCTCCTCGATCTCAACTACACCCGCGACACGACCTCTGGCCAGGAAGGGTTCGACCTGATGGAGCGCCTTCGCGCGCTCGACCGGACGCTCCCCGTGCTGGTGATGACCGCATGGAGCTCGATCGCCGGCGCCGTGGAGGCGATGCGGCGTGGCGCTCGCGACTACATCGAAAAGCCGTGGGACGACGAGAAGCTGCTCGCCGCGGCCCGGACCCAGATCGAGCTGCGGCGCGCCGTCCGCCGCAGCCAGCGTCTCCAGGAAGCCAACCAGCGGCTGCAGCGCGGCGTCACGCCGCCGTTCATCGGCGACGCGCCGTCGATCAGCGAGATCCGCCTGACGATCGAGCGGGTGGCGCCGTCTGACGCGGCCGTGCTGATCACCGGCGAGCACGGGACCGGCAAGGAAGTCGTCGCGGCGTGGCTGCATGCCTACAGCGATCGCCGCACGCGCCCCCTGGTGACGATGAACGCCGGCGGGCTCGCCGAGGGGATCGCGGAGAGCGAACTGTTCGGCCACGTGAAGGGGGCGTTCACCGACGCCCGCGTCGACCGCATCGGCTGCTTCGAGATGGCCGACGAGGGCACGCTGTTCCTCGACGAGATCGCCACGATGCCAATGCGCCTGCAGGCCAAGCTGCTGCGCGTGCTCCAGACCGGCGAGTTCGCGCGCGTCGGCTCGTCGCGGGTGCGCTATGTCAACGTCCGCGTGCTGTCGGCGACCAACGCGGACCTGCACGCCGAGATCGACGCCGGCCGCTTCCGCGAGGATCTGCTCTATCGGCTCAATACCGTCATGATCCATCTGCCGCCGCTGCGCGATCGCCGCGGCGACCTGCCGGCGCTGGCGCGGCACTTTCTCGGCATCTACGGTGCCCGCTACCGCAGATCGATCCTCGATTTCGAGGCCGACGCGATGGCCGCGATGCACGCGCACGCCTGGCCCGGCAACGTGCGCGAGCTGGCGCACGCGGTCGAGCGTGCCGTGCTGCTGGCCGATCCCGCGGCGACCACCATCGCGGCCCGCCACCTCCAGCTGCGGCCGCGGGCATCCGGCGCCGGCGCCCCCGGACCCGAGGCGCTGTCGCTCGAAGACGCCGAACGGGTGTTCATCGAAAACGTGCTGGCGCGCCACAACGGCGATGTCCGGCTCGCCGCGGAGCAGCTCGGCATGAGCCGCAGCGCGCTGTATCGACGTTTGCAGCAGTATGGCCTCAGGCACAGCCGCTAG